From Motacilla alba alba isolate MOTALB_02 chromosome 4A, Motacilla_alba_V1.0_pri, whole genome shotgun sequence, one genomic window encodes:
- the LOC119695210 gene encoding probable G-protein coupled receptor 83 — protein MPRSLLQPSRSQVTGFLEEFDHYSSLAKLMSIYHTTNRSIFNWTESRIVEWEKFAELAKYEPESQKPTVKALLIVAYSVIIVMSLFGNMLVCHVVLKNKRMHSATSLFIVNLAVSDIMITLLNTPFTLVRFVNSTWIFGKAMCHISRFVQYCSLHVSTLTLTAIALDRHQVILNPLKQRMSLTKGALSISVIWLMATCFSLPHAVYQKLFQYNYREATVRSLCLPDFPEPAELVWKYLDLSTFLLLYLLPLLIITVTYMRLAKKLWLRNAIGDVTTQQYVTHHRNKKKSIKMLMLVVVVFAVCWFPLNCYVVLISSLGIKTKNSLYFALHWFAMSSTCYNPFIYCWLNESFRTGLRSLLCICQKVPQPQEQALPPRAMSCREAWLEQARCRKGPASQASCSTRNLPTANTDL, from the exons ATGCCTCGCTCACTGCTTCAGCCATCCAGGTCACAGGTGACAGGGTTTCTTGAGGAGTTCGACCATTACTCTTCCCTGGCCAAACTCATGTCCATCTACCACACAACGAACAGGAGCATCTTCAACTGGACAGAGAGCCGCATTGTTGAGTGGGAGAAATTTGCTGAGCTGGCTAAATATGAGCCAGAATCCCAGAAACCAACCGTGAAAGCGCTGCTAATCGTGGCGTACTCAGTCATTATCGTCATGTCTCTCTTTGGGAACATGCTGGTGTGCCACGTGGTGCTGAAGAACAAGAGGATGCACTCAGCCACCAGCCTCTTCATCGTCAACCTGGCAGTGTCAGACATCATGATCACACTGCTCAACACACCTTTCACCTTG GTCCGCTTTGTGAACAGCACGTGGATTTTTGGAAAGGCCATGTGCCACATCAGCCGCTTTGTGCAATACTGCTCCCTGCACGTGTCCACTCTGACCCTGACGGCCATCGCTCTGGACAGGCACCAG GTCATCCTGAATCCGCTGAAGCAGAGGATGTCCCTGACAAAGGGAGCTCTGAGCATCTCTGTTATCTGGCTGATGGCAacctgcttctccctgccccaTGCTGTCTATCAAAAGCTTTTCCAGTATAACTACAG GGAAGCCACTGTCCGGAGTCTGTGCCTCCCTGACTTCCCCGAGCCTGCAGAGTTGGTCTGGAAGTATCTGGACCTGTCTACCTTTCTCCTTCTTtacctcctgcctctgctgatCATCACCGTCACCTACATGCGCCTGGCCAAGAAGCTGTGGCTCCGCAATGCCATCGGGGACGTCACCACGCAGCAGTACGTCACCCACCACAGGAACAAGAAGAAGAGCATCAAGATGCTgatgctggtggtggtggtctTTGCAGTCTGCTGGTTCCCCCTGAACTGCTACGTGGTGCTGATCTCCAGCCTGGGCATCAAGACAAAGAACTCGCTCTATTTCGCGCTGCACTGGTTCGCCATGAGCAGCACCTGCTACAACCCCTTCATCTACTGCTGGCTGAACGAGAGCTTCCGCACGGGGCTGCgctccctgctctgcatctGCCAGAAGGTGCCACAGCCTCAGGAGCAGGCGCTGCCACCCAGGGCCATGTCCTGCCGCGAGGCGTGGCTGGAGCAGGCCAGGTGCAGGAAGGGCCCGGCCTCCCAGGCCAGCTGCTCCACCAGGAACCTCCCGACGGCCAACACGGACCTGTGA